DNA sequence from the Hirundo rustica isolate bHirRus1 chromosome 25, bHirRus1.pri.v3, whole genome shotgun sequence genome:
GGGGCATCCCCGGGCTCTCAATGCAAACCGTACGCTGCCGCCGGCGGGACGGGCCGCGGGGCTCCCCGACAGCAGGGTCCGCCCGTCCGGGCCCTTCGGTACCGGGAAGGAGCGGCGGCCGCGGTACCGCCCGAGGGAGAGCAGCGAGGGGACGGATGGGCTCGCTGGCCCGCCGGAACCAGCCGCTTTCGTTTTAGTCTCGCCGGGGCCAGCAGCGAGCCCTTCCCGACGGGCGAGGCGCAGCCCCGCGGCAGGGCGGACGAGGGGGGACCCGACGCTGGGGAGCCCCGAGAGCAGGAGCGGGGCCCGGTCCGGTGCCGCTTCCCGCTGAGCCGCCGCGCTCTTACCTTTCTTGATGACGGACTGATCGAGCAGGTTCATCCCACCGTCGTCCACGGCCTGAAAGCACCGAGGAAAGAAAAAGCCGtcagccagctcctggcaccGGCTGCTCGCGGTTCGGGGACGCCGCGGCCTCAGCCCGATCCACCCGCTGCCCCCAGAAAGATTCCCAGAAGGAATTCCGAGGGCACGAGCAAGCCCCAGTAATGGGAATCCCCGGCCCGGTGTTTCTGCTTGCCCGGGGGTACGGAGAGCGTGGTGTCTGAGAGACCCCGGTGGCACAGGCAGAGTGATCCGGCCCGGTACCCGAGCAACCAACCCACCCCGGGCACCCTCCCGGTGCTCCCGCCGTCCCCCCGTACCTGGATGTCCTCGAGGCCGTGGTGGCCGAGGCCGTGGAGCCCCAGCGGGCCGTCGGCGAGGCCGTGGCCGCCGTCGGGCAGCCCGTGGAGCAGGCGGGGCACGGCGGGGTACTCGCGGCGGGGGTCGAGCCCCAGGGCTCGGTGAGTCTGCGAGAGCAGCCCCGGCTCGTCCTGCCGGCCGCGCTGCGGGGGCCAGGCcggctgctggtgctggtgcagGGGGCTGAGAGCCGCGTACGGGTCCGCCAGGTGAGGGTAAGCGGGCTCCTGGCCCTGCGGGTAGGGCAACGGCGGCTGCGGGTACGGCGGGGGGAAGTAGGGCGGCTGGAAGTCGGCGGCGGGCGTGTGGCAGAGCGGCGGCGCCGAGCCGTAGGGCGCCTGGTTGAGCGAGGGCAGCTGCGGCAGGCGGGCCCCGGCCGGCGCCCCGGGCAGCCCCTCGGAGCGGTCCTGCGGCGGCGAAAACAGCGGAGGTGAGGTGGGCACAGATCCCCGGCCCCAGCCCCTAacccccgtcccgtcccgtcccgtcccgtcccgtcccgtcccaccCGTGCTCATCCCGCACTCACCATGCCCGCGTAGCTGTGCACAAGCATCGGTGCGGGCCCGCGGCAAGccccgggcgggccgggccccggGGGTGCCCCCGTCTCCGCCCCTCTATCCCGCCGGAGCGGCGTCTCCCATCGCCCGCCCGCTCCTCTGCGCCGGCCCCGACTCCATGCACGCCAGTTATAGCGGCGGGggcgcgcccgccgccccgggaGCGCGCGTCAGAGAGCGGGGACGGGGACGCGCCGCCCGCTCCCGCGGGGCCCCGACGGCTCCCGACAGCGGGAGCTGCGGGACAGCGGCGGGAGGCGGCCGGCGCGGGGGACGAGGGGCACCCGCCGCCCCCTGGGAGCGTGGCTGGCGCTACCCCCGCGCCGTCGGGCGGCCCCGGTCCCGTGTGGCACGGTGCAGCGCACCCTGCCCCCGGTGCCACCCCGGGACCCCCCGCCCCGGGTCCCCCCGCCTGAGGGTCCCGTCTCGGAGCGCCTCGGGCCGCAGCGGGGAGCGAGCACCGAGGGTCGGGAGAGCCCACGAGTGCGGGcgggctgcggggccgcggCGATGCTCTACGGTTTGACTTTATTAGCCCGAGCCGAGTGCTGAACCCCTCCAGGAGAGCTGCGAGGGCCCCGGCGGCAGCTGCGACCTCCCGTGAGCGCGGCTGGAGCGGGGCCCGGGGCCGGTCCTGCCGGGAGAGCTCGGGGCTCCTCCCGGGATGCTTCACCCTCCTCCCCGACGGGGAGCGGGGAGCTGCATCCCGAACTGGTGACAGCGAGAAGTGTCTGGGGGTGCTGCGGGCCTGGCTCCCTGCCCGCAGAGGTGGACGGGAGGACGGGCGCAGGGTGCAACAGAGCCTGGGGAAAACGAGGAGCACCGACGGGCAGCACGCCTGCCTCTCCgccctcctccatccctccgcctctccatccctccctccgcctctccatccctccctcgCTCTCTGTTTGAGCCCTCCCTCCGGGGCAGGACGAGGCGGGCCCGCGACACCGGGCACCGGACACCAGCGGGGCGAGCCGGGCAGAGGGGAAAGCTCCGCCACCGTCTGAGTGACCCCAGCGACATCCCCCCCTCGCAGGTCCCACGGCGGAGCGGCGATGCCCCATCCGCACACACTCACACTCTCGTCCGCTCTCACACCCCGACACGCAGCCACTGCCCCCGGACACCGCGGTCGCAGCTCCCCGCGGCCCACGGGCGCCGTGGCCGGGCGCTGGGGTGGCATGTCCCCGCGGGTCCCCGCGGTCTCACCGTGCCACCCGCAGGGTGCCGGCCGCCCGTCGCTGGGCGGGAGGTTCCATTAGCAGCGCGCGTTTTACGCGGAGCAGAGCGCAAACCCTTCACCCCCAGCTGTTAACGCGCCGCGCCGTGTGATCGACATCAACAAACACAACCCCTCGCTGCAGTTAATTTAATTCCACTCTTCCCGCCCCGAGCTACGGCTcccttcattttcatttttcctctgaattccCACAACTCAGACCTCTTTGATTTCCAGGTTTAATTAACAATGCTcattaaatgaatttttattcatttcttttaatattacCCTGCCACCTGTCTTTAGGAGGCAAGGGCTGATCGTTTattctaatttatttctgttaaagaTGGCATTTAAGTGTGGGAGGAGGGATATGCAGAGGTATAGAGGGTTGATCCATTCAAATCTCTTCATCCCCCTCAAATGCTCTTCAAGGACGCTGCTCCTGGAagttctgtatttattttccacCAGATCCATTTCATTTGCTAGGAAAAATTGGATTGGACATGCTGTATTTTGCAGTTATGTTCCAGTTCATTCTTAATGTCCCTCGCTCATCTAGTCCGTATAATATTGAGTCTTTATTCATCTGAAAGAGGTGAAACTGTGTAAAATGCAGGCAGGAAGGGTTGGGAGTCAGCCtgcacagaggagcaggaggatggtCCCTTGCAGCAGCTTGGAGGGAAGCTGTATTTCCACCCAAAAATgggacagagcagaggaaaCCTGCAACACTGACAgacaaagggaaggaaaaacaaaaggcagagTTGTCCTGCTGCCCCTCACGGAACACGCTGGGTGAACTGGGGTTATGGGAACACATTGGGCTGGGGCAGTGGGCCggggcagcctggggctgtggggctgtggggggctgtgaccctccccagcacagcacagcagtgctcaggaATGAGAAAAAGGACCTTGTAACAGACTCTGGGCTTTGGGAAACCCCCAGGAGTTACTGGCACCTTCtctcaccttctctgggagcacaAAGTGcaccttcccagctctggggtcctgcccagcagcaccctCAGCGCCCTGCAAGAAGCAGAATTGTCCTTGCAAGATGTCCAAGACCCACCTGAGACCTTCACTGCCCCAGGCCCTCTGTACAGAGCCTGTCTGATGATGAGGGCAAACCAAACCCCTGGGCCTCTCACGGACAGGAAGCACTCGTTAAGCCACCAGTGCTGATGATGAACAATTACTCACTTTTACCTGCTGTCCTGAGGTCCCAGGTAGAGCCCAGGACTGTCACACAGGGGGCTGCCAGCacaccctgccagcagctgcctggttTTGTTACTGGTTCAACCTGGCCAGGACAATTGCTAGGGTCATCTGAGCACAGGAGGCTCAAACACAGCTCCCCTGTTCTTTAGCATCCCTGTTTAAGGACCACAAGTCCAGCTGTGCTTGTGTTTCACTCTCTCAAACATCCTTTGTGTTCCCTAACAGTGTTGTGGTCCTGCTGAGGACCCCAACACAAGAGCTGTGAGTCTGGGCGGGGTCTCCACCCCAGGGACCACTTCTTGTACGTGGACCCAAGCCAGAAATCTCTGAAAAACTGGTTTTGTAGCGAAGGCCCCAGAGCTCCTTCCCAGGAgatccccagcactgccaggagctgagAGAGGCTTGAGGCAGCAACTTCTGCTCCTGGGGGTCAGCAAAAAACATACTGGTGGAGCAGGGTGATGGGAGCACGAGACTAAAGTATGTGAGCAGAGCTCTTCCCTAGTCAAAGATGAACCAGTTCTCCAGAAGCTCAGCTCCCATCAACACCTCAGGGAAATACAGGCTGCCCCTACTAATTCTCAGAAGGAATCTGCTTGCTATGGGTCTGGAGAGCCAGGCAGGGCTTTGAGGAGATCAGGGACCCTTCTGAGGAGTGGGCAGGGAATGTGGCATCCCTTTTATTCCTCAGGCCTCCACTCTCACCACCCCTGCTACACCTCATGGCAGGAGGGAAGGCACTGTGCTGGGTTCTGGCAACACAGCAGCCAAATAACAACCttatgaaacatttaattttgttgCCAGTGCTTTGGGGGTGAGATGGATAAATGCTGTAAGGGAATGCATACCAAGGTCAGGTTTGCAATGGCATTATGACATTTAAGTCGTCATAGAGAAACAGAATGTGGATCTGCTCTTCTGAGGCCTTGTCCATCCTGTTGGAGAACAGTGATCTTGCTCCTGGAGAGCTTGTCCTGGTGTTGGAAATGCACTTGGGAGATGAAGCACAGTTTGCTTTGGGTGTTGCTGGCTGCAATCCCACTCCGTGCTGGGATCTCAAACACCGGCAGAGAGGGGACGTTAGATGATGCCACTTCCACCTCTCTGGCACCAGGTCATCACTGCCAGGGGCAGAACCTGTGGTTGGGCTTGCAAAGCTCGGGGTGGCTGAGGACACCCTGCAGCCTTTGAAGTCTTGgccaggctgccagggcaccATCTCCCTCGCGTGGGCTGAGCCAGCCGGGCGTGCTGGGGCCTGTGGGCTGGCACACATGGAGCCAAAGGAGATGCCCACGTGGCAGGAGGCTTCCAACAGCTCCAGTCCCTCCCCTCCCGAACGCGCAGTGCTCACCGCTGTGAGCGCTCAGTCTCGGGCAGGCAAAAGAGTCTTTTGGGGGTTCTCTGTCTGAGAATGTTTGGGAAGTGCCTTGGGACAAGAGAGCAGTGATGTTCCTCAAGGAGCTCTGCCATCCCCACTGGCATTCAGCCTAACGTCCCAGAGCAAGGTGGGTGTCTCACCCTTCCAttgccagctcagcagctgtgagGGGCTCACAGGGAGCATGctttttttcatgaaaagagACAAGTACACAACACCAGGGTCTCAGGGACGGCCCTGCTCACACTTGAGGGGACTTCACAGCAGAGAGTGTGAGAATGAGGTGCAGATGCTCCTCTCCAGGTACCTGCTGGTGGCCAAATCCTACTCCTTAAGATGGGGAAGGATAAAACTGGAGGACTTCCTGGGCTCTTGGTTTTCTCCCAGGGAGCCTCTCAGGGAATTAAAAGACCAGCAACCAAAGGTCTCTGGGTTGGGACTGTTCTCGTGTTGGAACTGTGGGCCCAGGCTGATCTCTGGTCAGGTGTTGTGGGAGCTCCAGCCACTGCCCACAGGAATGAACCATGGCCAAATCAGATTAGCTGCCCACAGCAATCCCTGCACCGCACTGGGGCTAGCAGAACATCCTCCTGGTGATACAGGTCATATCTCTCATTAGCACTAATTAGTGGCTGTCATAAATGGGAAGCCCACACCCctgagcagaggaaaatgtGTACAGGACTGGGAACACTTGAAGGTAAAGGCTTTGAAGGTTTGGGTGCTTTTTTTCTGACCCTGCATTGTATTCCTTACTTTTCCTGCTGGTGTTTCCCTGTGGTGCAGGGATgtctcctccagcccagctccacaaAGTTCTGCTCTTTTCCAAGGCCGGGAGGCTCATTTGCCTGTTTGGCTcacactgctctgctgggagcacctGCCTTTGTTCCAACTTGCACTggctgctcagggctgagctgaaAAGATCTAAAGATACTTTCCCTGAGCAACAGTCTCCAGTTGTGTAAGGCACTCGCTCTAATAAAGCAGTGAGCCAAAAACACAGTGTAAAGCAGGAACACACTGAGCCAGCCCTCCTTTTGAGGCAGCTTCGTGCTTGATTTTCCCTTGATCAGACGATTCCGCAGCCCCCTCCGATGAGTTCTGCTGAACGCcttgggctggcagcagagccggTCCCGgcgaggcagcagctcccagagaaCTCCTCGGCTGACACCTGGTGGAAAAGCGGGAGCAGGGAGCGCCGCTCGGATGAGCCTCAGCCTCAGCAGCCACCCTgcgctgctgctccttctgggAAATATCCTCGGGATAACGCGGCACCGGAGAAATGGAAGGCCAAGCTGTAAAGCCGCTGCTACGAGAGAATTATTCCATGGTACGTGTGGCCTTTCTCTTCTGTAAAGCAAGATGTTCTTTGGGCTGCTGGGAATCAGCAACGGGGAATTCGCGCAtttgggcagagcagaggaaaactgAATCCTTCACCTTACAAGAGTAGAAAACTCTCCCTGTACCTCCCATCCCACAGGTGAGAGGGAGCAAATAGAAAAGGCCATGGATGAACTTTGTGCAGGTGTTTTATGGGGCAAAACAGGCAAAGCAAGTGGTGCTGGGAAGGTTCTCTAGGTGTGAGCCTGGGATGATGGGAATGGTGGGTATGAACTGGGGGATCAACCAGCAGCACGGCATCTTCAAGTCACAAGGAGTTATTCCCAATGCTATCAGTAAATAATAAAgcttttcccattcctgcctttTTCAGGGTTTTATGTGTAGTGCTAAGTTATTTACTAACATGCGCAGGACTCAGAGAAAATAAGGGGAAAAGCTGCAGGGTTTACCGTGACCATATTAATGGGAAAAGCAAGCATCCTGTGAGGGCCCTGAGCAGAAAGAAATCCCAGCACCGAGgagtttgaaaaacaaactgaCAAAATGTCTTTAATAACAAAACAGGCTTTTTTACAGAGAAATCCTCACAACACCGAGCAAGGTCATGGTGAAATGTTCTGAGGTAGAAGCAGTTCTGCACATGGATGTGGGCAGTGCACGGatgtgggtgctgctgcagcactcgTTTCGTAAAGTTTGGTCATTTAAATTGTCTCTTTTGTGCCCATCTGGCAGCAATGAGCACGGCAGAAGTGCTGCACAAACCTCGTGCAGGTGTCTGGCTTCATTTCCCACCTAGAGTGCTGCTGGCTCCTCCCTGCTCGGCCAGACACTGTTCCAGAGCTGCCATTCCGTACAGATTGGCCCACTCCGTGCCGTGGTGGGACAGGAGCACATCCCTGCACTGCTCGCTGGCTCCGGCCAGCTCCACCAGCACGGCCTGGAAAGCGGTGATGAGCTCCAAATCCACGGAGGCTGGAGCGACGCGGGACAGCAACCGCGAGAGCTCCTGCGGCCAGCGCGCCTGCAGAGCGGCGTGCGGCAGCCACGGGAAGAGCGGGATGCAGCCGGCCAAGGCCTGCATTCCCAGGAACCAGAGCTCACGGATGTCATCCCAGGCGCTCGCGTAGGCGGCTGACACGGCCACGGCCACGCCATcgctgctgggctctgcccggGCCGTGTGGGcctgggagaggaagagaatgGCAGCTCCAAAAAACTCCTTGGCAGACTGCGTTCCCTgaagagctggaagaaaaaggagatgaatgTCACAATGTAGAGTTTGCTCTCTCGAAGAAGGGCTCTGTGGTGGTGCTGTGTGGAGCAGGACAACGTCTTCCTGCCCTAGAAATCTCTTCATCCCAGCACCTCAGCCTGCTGAGTGTTTCGTGTATTCCTTGCTCCTGAACATTTTTGGTTTATCACTTTTCCCATAACAAACTGGATCAGTTTCCCACCTATTTGCTTTCTCCAGCCcaaattcccagctcctggtcTCTGCCCATGCAGAACAGTGTGGGCTTTGCCAATGGGAACTTCCTTTACCTGCAGACCCCGCGAGGAGCCTGGCCATCATCAGGCCCAGAGTGGCAACGTTTGCTGCAAGAGCCAGGTGATGCTTCTGGGGCAGCAGAAGTGGAAGAGACTTCAGCAACGCATCCATCAAGGAGGAAAAGGTTTTGTCATGCCTAGAGAGAAAATAAGTCCTTTTTGACACATTTCCTGAGCAGAGCCAGAAGCACCTGAGAATGTCAAGGTTAAACACAGCACCAGAAATGTAATGAAACTGGGGCTGAAAAAGGAATATCCCTTTTCAGCAGAGTGTGTTAGCAGAGCCTCAAGCTCGATGGCACTTTTTCCTCCCACTGCCAACCTCAGagccagctcccacagctctgttACCTGACCAGGTCCGGAGCAGTCACAACCAGGTTAAGGAAAACCCCACACGTGGTCTGCAGACTCATTTCAGTGCTCGTCAGGGGCGCTGGGGCCATGGACTCAGAGCTCAGAACCTTCCACTGCTGCAGGAAGtactcacacagcagtgctggtgccCCTTCAGAGATGAGGATGTCCCGAGGCTTGTCCTCTGCTGTCAAATGGCAAAAGCCAGGTAGCAGAAatctggaagggaaaagaaactggGAGCATGAGGTAGAATGGGTTGAAACCCTGCATTTGCATCCATCtcaggggaaaaagccccatggaactggcactgcagggagcataaaaacagaaaatatttgagcaGGTTTGCACTAAAATGCAACAAACGTGAGTTTAAAATGCTCACCTCAGAGCATCCTGGGGTAAGGCAGAGCCCTCGGTGCTGaccagagctgcctggggaacACTCACAGCTGGGCTGCCCTCCTTGAAAAGCTTCCTGGCATAATCAACAAGGAAAGGCAAGAGCTCACAGATTTCCTGCTTGAGGGAGGATGTCTCTTCTGCCATCCAAGCTCCCAGGACTCGAACAGAGGCAAAGATGAAAGGATCTTGCAGCTCCTCCTGTTTAACCTACATGAAGAAAGCAAAGGGACACAGTATTGTCACTGTACATCAACTGCCACAGGTCTGGAAACCACAGTAGGCTAAGAGGCAGAGTTTGCTCCACACAGAGACCCCTCCCCACAACCTGCTCTTTGTTAAAAGCCCTGCATTACCTGTCTCAAGTAGAATATTACAGCTCCAAATGCCTCCTCCATAATCCTCATGAGCTGCATTTTCTGCACATTTTCTAGCAGAGAGTTCTCTTCCCTCAGGCACTCCTGGATCCCCATCTCCATAAGGACATAGCAGGCTGTCACCacttctttcttcccctccaCCTCCAGGGGATCGGGCTCCTCCAGGGTCAGGCGGACCTCCACACAAGCCAAGTTCaccagcagggccaggaactTGCTGCCAGCAGTCCCTGCTGGGATCCACTCAGCCCCACAGGCCTGCACGAGGCTGGCTGCGAGCTTCAGAGCGGGGTCCCGCTGAGACTGGCTGAGTTTGCTGCCCAAAACGTCAGCCAGCCCTTTGTAAAGTCTGCAGAGGCACTCGGAGCCCTGCGAGTTCTCTGTGAGAGGAGGTGACAGGGGGATGAAGTGAGGCAGAACCTCACACAGCTCAAATTTGGTCATGTCTTCAGCCTTGAGGAAGTCACTGGAGAGcttgctgagcacagccaggagatGTGGAGCATCTCTCTGCCAGCACTTGGCCTCTGCTATGGCCAAGAGCCCCACAAGCAGCGTGAGGGCACGGTCAGAGCCGTGACCACCATTCAGGtaggcctggcacagggcagacACTGTCCCTTTGGTCACCAGCTCCCTGGGGCCCCTGGCCGTGGCCAGGACAGCGCTGAGGCACTGGTACACGTCATCGACCATGGATGTGCTCTCGGGGTCGCAGGGGGAAAGCAGGACGTCATTGAAGGTCGGGATTTTGTTCAGGATCTGGGAGTGCCCAGCTAGCTCCGGGTCGGTGCAGAAACAGGCCAGCAAGGTGAGGCCGAGGGCACGGAAGGTGTGCGGGGGGCAGCCGGCCGGGGGCTGCCGGGAGAGCAGCAGGCGGCTCGGGAATGTGAATCCGATCGCGTCAAAGATCTGGCGGCGTGTCTTGGCGTCCACTTCTCCGGCTCTGACGGCTTTGGTCACCTACGAGGAGAAATAGGAGTGTGATCATAGCTAAAGGGTTTGCTATATTGCAACTGTTGCAAATCAGAAGGCAAAACAACTGGAATTAGCGCAGGGAAGTACCCACTGAGCTGGCACTTGGCCCAAGCGCTAGCCCAGAGGTTTACCACGGTGTTCCAAAAAGTGTGCCAGCACTGACTGACCTAGGTCAAGGCCAGGCTCCCTTGCTTTGCTGAAGGGAACCCCAAAGCTCCGAAGCAGCTCGCTCCGAGCTCCCAGTCCCCACCTCCCCCGGACACCCCCATGTCCAGCAGGGTGTTTGCCCCCTGCTTTGACCGCTCCTGAGGCTATTCCGCGGTTCCTTACCACCAGCAGCGCTGCGAACTGCTCGCTGTCGTTCCTCGCGTCCCTGAGCACACCGAGGCACCGCTTCAGCGTGGCGTGCCCGTCCCCGGAGTCCGAGGCCATGGCCGGGAAGCGCGGCTGAAGGACTAGAGGGGAACACGGGCAgccttccctcagctcctttCCTCGCCgttccagcccttttcctcgccgttccagcccttttcctcgccgttccagcccttttcctcgccgctccagccccttccctctcgGCGCCCCAGCCAATCCTCGCGCCGCCTCCGCGCCGCCTGCCAACCGCGTGCCACCTTGTTGGGCAGTGCCCGacgccgccggccccgcgcggAACTGTGGGCAAATCGCCTGTGGCTGCCCGGcctccgcgcccgccccgcccggtgCGACCGGGACCGGCGGGGGAGCGAACGGCGGGGATCTGCGCCTCCGCggctcctggcactgcccgcACGGCCGGATCCGGCTCTGGTGCCGGGAGGCGGTGGTTCAGCTTCCGGGTGAGCGTGCGCCGGCGCCGCCATGGCCGCGGGGCAGGAGGCCGCGGTGCCCCCGGGCCCGCCGTGCTGGAGCCGCGGCCGTGCCCGGCGCCCGGTGCACGCCTGAGCTCGCCGAGGAGCCGCCGAGGAGCCGCCGAGCCTCGCCATGCGTCCTTGGTACGTACCCGCCGGCGGCACGGGGCGCTGCCGCCTCCCGcggggcccgggcccggccccgggggctCCGGGCTGGGGGCTCCGGCCGGGCAGGTGCGGGGACCGGGGATCTGGGGAGCCGGAAAGTTTCCTTAAGGACCTGTTGGCTGAGCGGGCGCGGGTTTACATCTTCCCCCGTGAAGTTTTCCTCCCGTGtctgttcctgctctgctgcgGACGGTTGAGTGCAATTCCTCGAGGTGTAACAAGCTCTGAGTGCTTGAGGAGCGCTGGTAGATCTGGCTGTTGTAGCAGCATTCGCTTTGGATTCTTCAGAACTGGCAAGATTTAATGCCGTTTAGTGCCTAATGATGCTTTCATTGCTCCCTTAAAATAGATACTGTTTGTTACCTGTGAAATAATTAATGTTCTCCTACCGCATCACCTAGTGATCATTTACATTCAGTTAGCATATGAGGCTATTGAATAGCCTTTGGCATtagaaaggcagagaagtttGGTGATCCTTGCTCTGTGGAGCAAGATAAGAAGCAAACCAGGGCGTTAGCTCCCGGTTTCCCAGCGTTGCTGTGCTCTCGTTTCCCTTTTTCTGGCTGGCACCAGGCGGCACGGACGTGCCTGCGATGACATCGCCGGGCAGATGTGCAGGGGTTGTCAGTGCCTGTGTtatcctcctgctgctgcctgggtgTCCGACCCTCAGGCGTATTTGAAACTGAAGTTTCCCAAATGCCTGTTTGGGATCCAGTGGACAGCTGCTGTGAAATCAAATGATAAAACGGGGTCTGGAGGAGAAAACCACAAGGGAAAGGCCCTCTGCACTCAgcgctgggagctgtgccactgcagatTTCATTTTGGTATCAGACATTGATAGTTCCTTAGCAACAGCTGGACTAATCGCAGCTGATAAGATGTTCCTTTTCCTCCACAAATGCTCTGTTCACTTTGCACTCTCGCTGGATCTGTGCAGGAACGTTTCAATTGCCACAGGATGTTCTGTGTTTCATACCCTACGTGTTTCTAgaaccctgctgctgcccacaaaGGCCATGGAGAAGAGGTTGGAAGCCAAGCCCAGCATCAGCGCCTGGTTCCTGTCACGATACTGCCTGGGAAAAGCTGcaagggagctgggaattctGCAGCTGTTCTACCTGTGCACTTGCCTGTGTGCCTTGTGCTCCTCTGCAGGTGACTCTTCTGTTCTCTCTGGGACTGTGTGTATGGGTTTTTATGGTCTTTATCCC
Encoded proteins:
- the NCDN gene encoding neurochondrin, producing MASDSGDGHATLKRCLGVLRDARNDSEQFAALLVVTKAVRAGEVDAKTRRQIFDAIGFTFPSRLLLSRQPPAGCPPHTFRALGLTLLACFCTDPELAGHSQILNKIPTFNDVLLSPCDPESTSMVDDVYQCLSAVLATARGPRELVTKGTVSALCQAYLNGGHGSDRALTLLVGLLAIAEAKCWQRDAPHLLAVLSKLSSDFLKAEDMTKFELCEVLPHFIPLSPPLTENSQGSECLCRLYKGLADVLGSKLSQSQRDPALKLAASLVQACGAEWIPAGTAGSKFLALLVNLACVEVRLTLEEPDPLEVEGKKEVVTACYVLMEMGIQECLREENSLLENVQKMQLMRIMEEAFGAVIFYLRQVKQEELQDPFIFASVRVLGAWMAEETSSLKQEICELLPFLVDYARKLFKEGSPAVSVPQAALVSTEGSALPQDALRFLLPGFCHLTAEDKPRDILISEGAPALLCEYFLQQWKVLSSESMAPAPLTSTEMSLQTTCGVFLNLVVTAPDLVRHDKTFSSLMDALLKSLPLLLPQKHHLALAANVATLGLMMARLLAGSAALQGTQSAKEFFGAAILFLSQAHTARAEPSSDGVAVAVSAAYASAWDDIRELWFLGMQALAGCIPLFPWLPHAALQARWPQELSRLLSRVAPASVDLELITAFQAVLVELAGASEQCRDVLLSHHGTEWANLYGMAALEQCLAEQGGASSTLGGK